The genomic DNA TCATTCACTACGATCACTTCATAGTCAGGATAATCCTGATCAAGAACCTGCGGCAAAAAACGGGTCAGATTGTCGTCTTCATTTTTCGCGCAAATGATGACCGATGTTGGCGGCAATATTGTATCTATAACAGGCTTCTTATACGTACCCACTTTCCTGAAAACAAGCCAATGATGCCATAATTGTATGAATGCCGTTATTCCGAACAATCCTACAATAGCGTATTTCGAAGCCTCAAAAACGCGCGGATCAACATGGGAAAGAATAAGAAGCCTGATACTGTCAAAAAACAGGAATAGTTTATTAAGTGATGAATAAAGCGTTTGCATAAGGTAACAGTAAATTTACCCCGTAAACAGTGATGGTTTAAGTGTTATATTTGGAAGGATTTAAACAAAGTAATTAACAAAAATTGGTTTCAAGTTTGAATTGGTTTCAGGTTTTGGTTGATTTTATCAACCTCAACAATCTGAAACCTGAAACATGGAACCTGAAACCAGAATGATAGAAGCCGTAATATTCGATATGGATGGTCTGTTGGTCGACTCGGAACCCTTGTGGAGAAAGGCGGAGAAGAAGGTATTCGCGACCGTTGATATCCATCTTACCGAAACTGACTTTGAACAATTCATGGGATTCAAGATCAATGAGGTAGTTGATTTCTGGTATAACCATAAAACATGGACCGGCAAAAGTACAACTGATGTTGAAAATGAGATACTGGATGAACTCGAGTTCTTAATTGATACACAGGCACAGGCACAACCCGGAGTAGGACAAGTCATCAAATTTTTTGAAGAAAAAAAAGTACCCCTTGCCATAGCCTCTTCATCCCCATCGCTCATTATTAAAAGTGTATTGAAAAAGCTGAACATCGCTCAATACTTTAAGGTCGTTCATTCAGCGGAAATGGAACGTTACGGCAAACCGCATCCGGCAGTGTATTTAACAACCGCCAAACAATTACGGGTATCTCCTGTTAATTGCCTGGTATTTGAAGATTCCTTTAATGGACTTTTAGCCGCCAAAGCCGCGCGTACAAAAACGATCAGCGTACCCGAAGGCGAAGCCTACAACCAGACCCGTTTTGATATTGCTGACTTTAAATTACGTTCGCTTACTGATTTTACGGAAGAACATTGGATAAAATTAAATTGATGAAATTGCTATTTGCAGACAGTTATTGAGTTATTAAATTATTCAGGCTTTACTGCTTAATAACTTAATAACTTATTAACTCAATAACCCAACTATTGAACTTTAAACTACAGCATACCGACAACAAAGCCCGCGCGGGTACAATTGAAACCGACCACGGAACAATTGAAACCCCTGTTTTTATGCCAGTAGGAACCGCCGGAAGTGTCAAAGCCGTTCATCAGCATGAGTTGAAAGAAGATATAAAGGCGCAAATTATTTTATCAAACACCTATCATTTATTCCTGCGCCCAAAAACAGAAATAATTGAACAAGCCGGCGGACTTCATAAATTTATTGGCTGGGATATGCCTATACTGACTGATAGCGGAGGCTACCAGGTCTATTCTTTAGCACATAAGCGAAAAATTTCGGAAGAAGGAGTTAAGTTCACTTCACATATTGATGGCTCGGCGCAATTTTTTACCCCCGAAAGCGTAATGGACATACAGCGTACCATTGGTGCCGACATTATTATGGCTTTTGATGAATGCACACCCTACCCTTGCGAATATGAATATGCGAAGAACTCAATGAAACTAACGCATCGCTGGCTGAAACGCTGCTGCACACGATTTGATGAAACCGAAAACAAATACGGCTACAAACAAACATTGTTCCCCATTGTACAGGGCAGTGTGTATAAAGATCTGAGAGTACAATCCGCAGAGTTTATAGCCTCGATGAACCGCGAAGGAAATGCCATCGGAGGTCTTTCGGTCGGAGAACCTGATGAGGACATGTACGCGATGTCTGAATTAGTATGCAACATTTTGCCTGCAGATAAACCGCGTTATTTAATGGGGGTTGGAACACCGATCAACTTATTGGAGAACATCGGGCTTGGGATCGATATGTTCGACTGCGTTATGCCTACCCGTAATGCCCGTCATGGACTGCTTTATACCCAAAATGGTGTGATAAATATCCGCAATGAAAAATGGAAAAACGATTTTTCGGTATTGGATGAAAGCGGTACAAGCTTTATAGATAAAGCCTATACAAAAGCCTATCTTCGTCACCTGGTGCATTCCGAAGAAATTCTCGGAGCCCAGATAGCCAGTATACATAACCTGGCCTTTTATTTATGGCTGACCGGCGAAGCCCGTAAACAGATATTTGCCGGCACTTTTTATGAATGGAAAAATAAAATGATAAAACAGTTGGATCAGCGATTGTGATAACAATAAAAATATGTAGTACAAATACAAACACAAAACCGTGTCATTTCAAACCTCGTTTTTCACGAGGTGAGAAATCTGGTCGCGTGCAAGTGAGGCCAACACACGGCCATATGGCACTTCCGCTAAAAAGCGTCATCGGGATGACAAGAATTTTTCAAGAATGACATGATTTCTCCTGGATTGGGCATGAAAAAAATAGACAAATACATCCTTTTAAAATTCCTGGGAACATTTGTGCTCTCCATTTCCCTTATTATCATTATCGTAATTGTATTTGATATTTCCGAAAAGATCGAAGATTTCGTAAGTAAAAAAGCGCCCCTGCGTGCTATTATTTTCGATTACTATTTAAACTTTATCCCCTATTTCGTCAACCTGTTCAGTGCGCTGTTTACGTTCATTGCTGTTATCTTTTTCACTTCACGTATGGCAGCCAACTCCGAAATTGTCGCCATTTTAAGCAACGGCGTCAGCTTTTGGCGGATGCTATACCCCTACCTCGTTGCGGCCACCATCATTGCCATAAGCTCATTGCTGCTTAACGCTTATGTTATTCCCCATACCAATAAAAAACGTATCGCTTTCGAAGAGATTTATTACCGGAATAAATTCCACAACGACAAATGGCACATGCACTTTCAACTTGAGCCCGGCACATTCGCTTACGTTGAGCGTTATGATATTGATGACAATTTCGGCCACCGCTTCTCACTCGAAAAATTGCATGGGCAGCAGCTCTACTACAAACTACTTTCAGATGGTATTAAATGGGATACCGTTACCCATAAATGGCAGATCAGAAATTATGTGATACGTAAAATAAACGGCGATAAGGAAACTATTTCCCGCGGAGACAAGTTAGATACCATAATCGCATTAAAACCACAGGACTTTGGCCGCAAAACAAATAATATTGAAACGATGACACTACCGCAGCTAAGTAAATACATAGCTGATGAAAAAATAAAAGGATCACCCAATCTCGAACCCTTTGAAATCGAAAAACACAAACGCCTGGCCATGCCTTTCGCTACAATTATTTTAACACTTATCGGCGTATCATTAAGCAGCCGTAAAGTACGGGGCGGCATTGGCATTCACATCGGCCTTGGATTACTCATCAGCTTCTCCTACATTTTATTTATGCAGGTTTCGTCTACATTCGCAGTAAGCGGACAATTATCTCCTTTTATATCGGTGTGGATACCGAACATACTATACAGCCTTCTCGCCTGGTACTTGTTGAAAAAGGCACCGAAGTAAAAAGCGCCGGGTAAAACGCAGGCTTGGGTTAAAACGCTGACAGGGTTTAGAACCCTGTCAGCGTTTTGCGCCCATCAACTCCCCTCTGTGCGATAGCCTGTGTCGAAAGCGAGAGGGGGTATATTTTTTTAACGACACTACAATTTAAAAATATAATATCCCCCTCTTTGAACTTTCTTATAAAAAACGGTTTTTCAAAATAGTTAAATGAATTGCCCTTGTCAGCAAACTTTCTATTCTTTTAATATCTTGAATGTTGCGAATTGTTCATCTGATTGTATGAGGTATTGATGGCATAACGCCTGCGCTTT from Bacteroidota bacterium includes the following:
- a CDS encoding LptF/LptG family permease, with the protein product MKKIDKYILLKFLGTFVLSISLIIIIVIVFDISEKIEDFVSKKAPLRAIIFDYYLNFIPYFVNLFSALFTFIAVIFFTSRMAANSEIVAILSNGVSFWRMLYPYLVAATIIAISSLLLNAYVIPHTNKKRIAFEEIYYRNKFHNDKWHMHFQLEPGTFAYVERYDIDDNFGHRFSLEKLHGQQLYYKLLSDGIKWDTVTHKWQIRNYVIRKINGDKETISRGDKLDTIIALKPQDFGRKTNNIETMTLPQLSKYIADEKIKGSPNLEPFEIEKHKRLAMPFATIILTLIGVSLSSRKVRGGIGIHIGLGLLISFSYILFMQVSSTFAVSGQLSPFISVWIPNILYSLLAWYLLKKAPK
- the tgt gene encoding tRNA guanosine(34) transglycosylase Tgt, with product MNFKLQHTDNKARAGTIETDHGTIETPVFMPVGTAGSVKAVHQHELKEDIKAQIILSNTYHLFLRPKTEIIEQAGGLHKFIGWDMPILTDSGGYQVYSLAHKRKISEEGVKFTSHIDGSAQFFTPESVMDIQRTIGADIIMAFDECTPYPCEYEYAKNSMKLTHRWLKRCCTRFDETENKYGYKQTLFPIVQGSVYKDLRVQSAEFIASMNREGNAIGGLSVGEPDEDMYAMSELVCNILPADKPRYLMGVGTPINLLENIGLGIDMFDCVMPTRNARHGLLYTQNGVINIRNEKWKNDFSVLDESGTSFIDKAYTKAYLRHLVHSEEILGAQIASIHNLAFYLWLTGEARKQIFAGTFYEWKNKMIKQLDQRL
- the hxpB gene encoding hexitol phosphatase HxpB, whose amino-acid sequence is MIEAVIFDMDGLLVDSEPLWRKAEKKVFATVDIHLTETDFEQFMGFKINEVVDFWYNHKTWTGKSTTDVENEILDELEFLIDTQAQAQPGVGQVIKFFEEKKVPLAIASSSPSLIIKSVLKKLNIAQYFKVVHSAEMERYGKPHPAVYLTTAKQLRVSPVNCLVFEDSFNGLLAAKAARTKTISVPEGEAYNQTRFDIADFKLRSLTDFTEEHWIKLN